In Cutaneotrichosporon cavernicola HIS019 DNA, chromosome: 1, one DNA window encodes the following:
- a CDS encoding uncharacterized protein (Pfam:DUF2424), producing the protein MAPAHSLPLRIRPDLGAPGVWPADTVARLQSLAKVVIYPLLPFYALRWLFAPHGQSLKTYLLSRMDVWRGYLVPLLTPPESAELSVRPLPKSLQYIPFPPDAWNGASWEVTDIPPAPEDMMGYLVDGPTCVKPVTRPGFMLTPSGALGNGFAKAQPGEKMILFLHGGGYIKGHPLWTPFPLNLAKDHSLRTFLCSYRKTLSDPTAFPAPLLDALAAWAYVTLTLGFAPAQILLLGDSAGGHLALCLVQQLATLGRPQAGALAMVSPWADFTASFPSWANESVDHLSRRMLLTAIRAATRHYAPDAITDPLFSPALAGPGHWTCLCATRVLVSVGTDEVFADEDDALVKGMRRDGVDVTLIKDVNGLHEGPVTLWSPGAYDHFSAEIGTVLTHMPGQQMRLEVGAGSG; encoded by the exons ATGGCGCCAGCTCactcccttcccctccgCATACGGCCTGACTTGGGCGCCCCCGGCGTCTGGCCAGCTGACActgtcgcgcgcctccaGTCGCTCGCCAAGGTTGTCATCtaccccctcctcccctttTACGCGCTTCGATGGCTCTTCGCCCCACATGGCCAGAGCCTCAAGACCTACCTCCTCTCCCGGATGGACGTGTGGCGAGGCTACCTTGTACCGCTCCTCACTCCGCCCGAAAGCGCAGAGTTATCAGTGCGACCTCTCCCCAAATCGCTGCAATACattcccttccctcctgATGCGTGGAACGGCGCGAGTTGGGAAGTGACCGACATTCCGCCCGCGCCAGAGGACATGATGGGGTACCTGGTCGATGGACCGACCTGCGTCAAGCCCGTCACGCGACCGGGGTTCATGCTCACACCGTCAGGTGCGCTGGGGAATGGGTTCGCCAAGGCCCAGCCAGGCGAGAAGATgatcctcttcctccatGGCGG AGGATACATTAAGGGTCACCCATTGTGGACACCATTCCCTCTCAATCTCGCAAAGGATCACAGTTTGCGAACATTTC TCTGCAGCTACCGCAAGACTCTTTCTGATCCCACGGCGTTCCCTGCTCCACTCCTCGATGCTCTTGCGGCTTGGGCGTACGTCACTCTCACTCTGGGTTTTGCACCCGCACAAATCCTGCTGTTGGGCGACAGCGCAGGTGGACACCTCGCCCTTTGCCTCGTCCAACAGCTCGCGACCCTGGGTAGACCACAGGCCGGGGCCCTCGCTATGGTCTCGCCCTGGGCCGACTTCACCGCCAGTTTTCCGAGCTGGGCCAACGAGAGCGTTGACCACCTCTCTCGCCGTATGCTGCTTACAGCAATCCGGGCCGCCACGCGACATTATGCGCCAGACGCGATTACGGATCCCCTCTTCTCTCCAGCCCTCGCGGGACCCGGACACTGGACGTGTCTTTGTGCGACGAGGGTGCTCGTTAGTGTAGGCACGGACGAAGTCttcgcggacgaggacgatgcgCTAGTCAAGGGTATgcggcgcgacggcgtcgacgtcacgCTCATCAAG GATGTTAATGGATTGCACGAAGGGCCAGTTACGCTCTGGTCGCCTGGTGCGTACGACCATTTCAGTGCCGAAATCGGCACGGTCCTAACCCATATGCCCGGCCAGCAGATGAGACTGGAGGTTGGTGCAGGCTCGGGGTAA
- a CDS encoding uncharacterized protein (WD40 repeats): MDAQPTWSAPAYDFAAARPVASTDAGPSFFRSARWTTDGTAILTAGEDRLLSVHDLTHEESGVVGLAQPRTFPQPDSVNAAQWYPSASRLVPETFCFVASVRDAPVRLIDASDGRIRASYPIVDHRERFIAPYSFAFNTAADKLYCGFENAIEVFDIASPGYDTGERLKLGLTRKEKGGQRGIISALAFSAHHPTFAAGSFAGSVVLYDEDTRSAIAHVEGVEGGGVIQIAFHPLDPNVFFVASRRSEAIQPFDLRDTSAPVGRLARSGSTNQRLAFDVDPWGRWLASGDEFGTMRVWDIGSTYDVLFEQKLHGDAVNSVQFHAHQPLLLTCAGSRAHLQASDIEFSSNEDTDSDSDSDDDDVVEQSTVHVKTGAKDSRLAVWSFGQQ, translated from the exons ATGGATGCACAGCCAACCTGGTCGGCGCCGGCGTATGACTTCGCTGCCGCGCGCCCCGTGGCCTCGACTGATGCCGGCCCGTCCTTCTTCCGCAGCGCGAGGTG GACCACGGACGGGACGGCCATCCTCACGGCTGGTGAAGATCGCCTGCTCAGCGTGCATGACCT AACGCATGAGGAAAGCGGAGTTGTCGGATTAGCCCAGCCGCGCACCTTCCCGCAGCCTGACTCGGTCAACGCAGCACAATGGTATCCTTCTGCGTCACGACTCGTACCCGAGACGTTCTGCTTTGTTGCGAGCGTGCGAGACGCGCCAGTGCGCTTGATCGACGCGTCGGACGGGAGAATACGCGCGTCCTACCCCATCGTGGACCACCGGGAACGCTTCATCGCGCCGTATTCTTTTGCGTTCAACACCGCTGCTGACAA GCTGTACTGCGGGTTTGAGAACGCGATCGAGGTCTTCGACATCGCGAGCCCCGGCTACGACACTGGGGagcgcctcaagctcggTCTCAcgcgcaaggagaagggaggaCAACGAG GCATCATTTCCGCCTTGGCGTTCAGCGCGCACCATCCCACTTTTGCGGCAGGGTCGTTTGCCGGCTCGGTGGTTTTATACGACGAGGACACGAGAAGTGCGATAGCCCAcgtcgagggcgttgagggtggtggggtcATCCAGATCGCGTTCCACCCACTAGACCCCAACGTTTTCttcgtcgcgtcgcgccgctcaGAGGCGATCCAGCCATTCGACCTGCGCGACACGTCTGCGCCTGTTGGGAGACTGGCGCGGAGCGGTTCGACAAACCAGCGACTCGCGTTCGACGTCGATCCGTGGGGCCGGTGGCTGGCGTCTGGCGATGAG TTCGGGACAATGAGAGTATGGGACATCGGGTCGACATACGACGTGCTCTTTGAGCAGAAGCTCCATGGAG acgCCGTGAACAGTGTGCAGTTTCACGCGCACCAgccactcctcctcacgTGCGCTGGCTCCCGCGCACATCTTCAGGCGTCAGACATCGAGTTCTCCAGCAATGAGGACACCGATTCTGATTCCGATTccgacgatgacgatgtcgtcgagcagaGCACTGTCCACGTCAAGACGGGTGCCAAGGACTCCCGCCTGGCAGTTTGGTCATTTGGGCAACAATAG
- a CDS encoding uncharacterized protein (GAL4-like Zn(II)2Cys6 (or C6 zinc) binuclear cluster DNA-binding domain): MQNGTGRAARLPSSSSTANGSNTSQEPETRPQSELSKKVDVSHYPHYGLKRGMACTFCRRRKLRCSGDRPQCTNCVKYTKVCEYGPPDKSEKKKQSQQQQQQHQQQQQPQQQPHAQTQIYVAPQQHQPAYSNASYGNGMPVGAAATAEFTPLQQLHAGPMYDSLPGAPSVSTDYMNDMLMEPNMMGPGSYSANMTSYGAAPFGPLGSTDFSQPSPFVNSPMSTATSAGTSQQLMQTPTPSIPQQQHLAQPIIGMPPYVAPNGPESFSFPNASENTLQNPWSTAASASYPTPQNSTGYETAPSTRGQSQTSMFTDSSMTTEPMFDAAMSAVPEMTASITQVTSDPSTPDERMRFKRGSGTGSSGQGTPEPSNRLASRMYHQTNLHYVANLNPIDGLTERLGEFLFSPNGSAVKDDEGAKRARPHRASSGAQKAGSIRGQDTSSSVNRMRTEYDGLSEAARTILLDCFLAHATLFFEMSVPRFRYRLSFTDKRRPSLALLNVMYLWATRMSNSPQMVNMEKHFFEEACKHLEISTSTVDRLIDAVRAAMLLSAYSHSSGRHHEGWCLGGLANRLVLSCGLHRIHSNVHQPEPKKNPFLRNRVFLLPPPADAVELGERLHLFWAVLAIDRCSSLATGYSSGLKDEDISTPFARHLTDVASGNVSERDDYTIRDLYRGRSIDFSSDTAYTKWVKCVVILERASKLSFLEPADDSPYAQAWNQYRLTLHRDPMQAPPPEHLNQPRFRNPRDYRECLLAIDQLVAVLGVDGVFPVERNVQAQQNGAPEPQITTNILMLHHMIAAVYMMLHDINSLDVDNTEALKAARKSVMLFRNMPQLPFTDVDAFLVLIWSLNAKVLIKEAHRLMKLGKGDSARAVAAEAETIIGEMTRIGETMYVARTQAEAVKELKEAALSPAGNTDSMPQLESFMFPQHM; this comes from the exons ATGCAGAATGGTACTGGCCGCGCTGCTCgccttccctcttcctcctcaaccgCCAATG GGTCGAACACCTCTCAGGA gccCGAGACTCGGCCCCAGTCCGAAC TGTCTAAAAAGGTCGATGTGTCGCACTATCCGCATTATGGACTCAAGAGGGGCAT GGCGTGCACATTCTGTCGGCGTCGGAAGTTG CGATGTTCTGGAGATCGCCCGCAGTGTACAAACTGTGTCAAGTACACCAAAGTGTGTGAATATGGACCGCCTGACAAGtcggagaagaagaagcagtctcagcaacaacaacaacagcaccaacaacagcagcagccgcagcagcagccacATGCTCAAACGCAGATTTACGTCGCTCCACAGCAGCACCAACCAGCTTACAGCAACGCGTCATATGGCAACGGGATGCCCGTGGGCGCTGCTGCCACGGCTGAATTCACGCCGCTGCAGCAGCTGCATGCAGGCCCGATGTACGACAGCCTGCCGGGCGCCCCTTCCGTTTCGACCGACTACATGAACGACATGCTGATGGAGCCAAACATGATGGGCCCAGGAAGCTACTCTGCGAACATGACGTCGTACGGTGCGGCACCGTTCGGCCCACTTGGCTCCACCGACTTTAGCCAGCCCTCGCCATTTGTCAACTCGCCAATGTCGACAGCAACATCCGCAGGGACGAGCCAGCAACTGATGCAGACGCCGACCCCATCCATCCCTCAACAGCAGCATCTGGCGCAGCCAATCATTGGAATGCCTCCCTACGTTGCCCCGAATGGACCGGAGTCGTTCTCCTTTCCCAACGCCTCGGAGAACACCCTGCAGAACCCGTGGTCAACGGCAGCATCGGCGTCGTACCCAACGCCTCAAAACTCTACTGGTTACGAGACGGCTCCCAGTACACGGGGCCAGTCGCAGACCTCAATGTTTACGGACTCTTCCATGACCACTGAGCCAATGTTTGACGCCGCCATGTCGGCAGTACCAGAGATGACCGCCTCCATTACCCAAGTCACGTCCGATCCTTCGACGCCAGACGAGCGCATGCGATTCAAGCGGGGTTCCGGGACTGGGTCCTCTGGGCAAGGAACACCAGAACCGAGCAATCGCCTGGCGTCGAGAATGTATCATCAAACAAATCTACACTACGTCGCCAACCTAAATCCAATTGACGGGCTGACAGAACGCCTCGGCGAGTTCCTGTTCAGCCCAAACGGGAGcgccgtcaaggacgaTGAGGGGGCCAAACGGGCGAGGCCACACCGCGCTAGCAGTGGCGCGCAAAAAGCAGGCAGTATACGGGGACAGGATACCTCATCCTCTGTCAACCGCATGCGTACCGAGTACGACGGCTTATCGGAGGCGGCACGCACGATCCTGCTCGACTGTTTCCTGGCGCACGCTACTTTGTTCTTTGAGATGAGCGTGCCCCGGTTCCGCTATCGCCTGTCGTTTACCGACAAGCGGCGGCCAAGCCTCGCGCTTCTGAATGTCATGTACCTGTGGGCGACGCGCATGTCCAACTCGCCGCAAATGGTTAACATGGAAAAGCACTTCTTCGAGGAGGCGTGCAAACACCTGGAgatctcgacgtcgacggtCGACCGCCTCATTGATGCGGTACGCGCGGCCATGCTCCTCTCCGCGTACTCGCACTCGTCGGGGCGGCATCACGAGGGTTGGTGCCTCGGCGGACTCGCGAATCGCCTCGTGTTGTCGTGTGGCCTGCACCGCATTCATTCCAACGTGCACCAGCCAGAGCCGAAGAAGAACCCCTTCCTCCGTAATCGTGTCTTTCTCCTCCCGCCACCTGCGGACGCGgtggagctcggcgagagGTTGCATCTCTT CTGGGCCGTGCTGGCGATAGACCGTTGCAGCTCGTTGGCGACCGGCTACTCGTCCGGCCTGAAAGATGAGGACATCTCCACGCCATTTGCACGGCATCTCACAGACGTGGCCTCTGGGAATGTATCTGAGCGCGACGATTACACGATCAGGGACCTGTATCGAGGCCGCTCGATCGACTTCTCCAGCGACACAGCATACACTAAGTGGGTCAAGTGTGTGgtcatcctcgagcgcgcaaGCAAGTTATCATTCCTGGAGCCTGCGGACGACTCACCATACGCGCAGGCCTGGAATCAGTACCGTCTCACGTTACACCGTGACCCAATGCAGGCGCCCCCGCCGGAGCATCTCAACCAGCCCCGGTTCCGCAACCCGCGCGACTACCGCGAGTGCCTGCTTGCGATCGATCAACTCGTGGCGGTGCTGGGTGTGGACGGCGTGTTCCCTGTGGAGCGCAATGTGCAGGCGCAACAGAATGGCGCGCCTGAGCCCCAGATCACGACCAACATTCTGATGCTGCACCACATGATCGCGGCGGTCTACATGATGCTGCATGACATCAACTCGCTGGACGTTGATAACAcggaggcgctcaaggccgcTCGCAAGAGTGTTATGCTTTTCCGCAACATGCCGCAACTG CCATTCACAGATGTCGACGCGTTCCTGGTGTTGATCTGGAGCCTAAACGCCAAGGTCCTCATCAAGGAGGCGCACCGCCTAATGAAGCTTGGCAAGGGGGATAGCGCGCGCGCAGTTGCCGCTGAAGCGGAGACGATAATCGGGGAGATGACGCGTATCGGCGAGACAATGTACGTCGCACGGACACAAGCCGAGGctgtcaaggagctcaaAGAGGCGGCACTGTCGCCCGCGGGCAACACCGACAGTATGCCCCAGCTGGAGAGTTTTATGTTCCCACAACATATGTAA
- a CDS encoding uncharacterized protein (Four repeated domains in the Fasciclin I family of proteins, present in many other contexts) has product MRHITFFTTLVAVMGVAFASSHHAAAAPAAARPVPPKHAADGFVEVIADKDQTVFNPVTPGSGPSGLSLADALTLERQASLWWEYARDVSSVTARLTRAGHTTLFVPTDEAIMALPHKPHNNPSGTTSDEDARHNVEAFLSAHIVSGDIEYGKPAETLGGTTVTVKKTGDDMRVVPGDAKVVGTKVASNGMIFYLDGTVKY; this is encoded by the exons ATGCGGCACATTACATTCTTCACCACCCTCGTCGCAGTCATGGGTGTCGCGTTCGCTTCGTCCCACCACGCGGCTGCTGCTCCTGCTGCCGCCCGGCCTGTACCACCGAAGCATGCGGCTGACGGCTTTGTCGAGGTTATTGCGGACAAGGACCAAACAGTTTTCAACCCCGTCACCCCGGGTTCTGGGCCGTCGGGGCTTAgtctcgccgacgcgcttACGCTTGAGCGCCAGGCGTCATTGTGGTGGGAATATGCGCGGGATGTTTCTTCTGTG acgGCGCGGCTCACGCGTGCTGGCCACACCACACTTTTCGTACCAACCGATGAGGCCATCATGGCCCTCCCGCACAAGCCGCACAACAACCCCAGCGGCACCACATCGGACGAAGACGCAAGGCACAATGTCGAGGCATTCCTCTCCGCCCACATTGTCTCCGGCGACATCGAGTACGGCAAGCCAGCCGAGACGCTTGGTGGCACCACGGTGACCGTGAAGAAGACTGGCGACGACATGCGCGTGGTACCCGGCGACGCTAAGGTTGTAGGCACAAAGGTCGCCAGCAACGGCATGATATTCTACCTGGACGGTACTGTAAAGTACTAA
- a CDS encoding uncharacterized protein (DnaJ molecular chaperone homology domain) produces MHPPRHLFALSRGPSYFAWHRPSHRCAHAAAFINEGTEAGPSRPRQRMDDYIFPTKGKRGGPPDPYEVLALKRGAEPREIKAQYYKLALVLHPDSSHPSASAEHFATLNRAYKLLSLQQSRTSYLQTGYGWTGPTDAEDPHASADAAMRSWARHARASGASSWEAGARARGFRASDGNSGYYHTHPGEDFPFHDAPPKGNGDVIFMSNGAFVAFIAGLAGVTVFVQCYRVGTSANDVKAVMVDRHLNASKALAEARHEAALFGKERRDQIRRRVRENNVLSEIHKMERGEESTAAHSGVGHVLSKEVDVRPPLHQPSTTADLASTSAP; encoded by the exons ATGCACCCCCCTCGCCACCTGTTTGCGCTCTCTCGCGGCCCCTCATACTTTGCATGGCATAGGCCATCGCACCGGTGCGCGCATGCCGCGGCGTTCATCAACGAGGGAACCGAGGCTGGACCGAGCCGCCCACGCCAGCGTATGGACGACTACATCTTCCCTACCAAGGGGAAGCGCGGCGGCCCACCAGACCCATACGAAGTGCTCGCTCTGAAGCGCGGTGCTGAACCGCGCGAGATCAAAGCGCAGT attATAAGCTCGCTCTGGTGCTGCATCCCGACAGCTCACACCCTTCAGCCTCAGCCGAGCACTTTGCGACCCTGAACCGAGCGTACAAGCTTCTCTCACTACAACAGTCGCGCACCTCCTACCTGCAAACGGGGTACGGATGGACAGGGCCaaccgacgccgaggacccGCATGCGTCGGCGGACGCAGCGATGCGTAGCTGGGCGCGACATGCGCGTgcgagcggcgcgtcgagctgggaggctggggcgcgggcgcgcggcTTCCGTGCGTCCGATGGCAACTCGGGGTATTACCACACACATCCCGGAGAGGACTTTCCGTTtcacgacgcgccgcccaagGGGAATGGTGACGTGATCTTCATGAGCAACGGCGCGTTTGTGGCTTTCATCGCTGGGCTTGCAGGCGTTACCGTATTCGTCCAATGTTACCGGGTAGGGACCTCAGCAAACGATGTCAAGGCTGTGATGGTCGACCGGCATCTTAA cgcaTCCAAAGCTCTTGCGGAGGCGCGTCACGAGGCTGCACTCTTCGGCAAGGAGCGGCGCGACCAGATCCGCAGACGCGTGCGTGAGAACAACGTGCTCTCCGAGATCCACAAGATGGAGCGTGGAGAGGAGAGCACCGCGGCACACTCTGGCGTCGGACATGTCCTAAGCAAGGAGGTAGATGTCAGGCCTCCATTACACCAACCCTCGACAACAGCTGATctggcgtcgacctcggctcCCTAG
- a CDS encoding uncharacterized protein (Caffeine-induced death protein 2) — translation MNPPPFGTASAYADTFPAPPPKTLTLGAETCFNLTVFRDLVRQYRKLDDQVVTRLNRAQAQLRDEAREGKGSGNEGMCAQMWSEMMAGWAHRQTLLTYCQKTVEASAAAKKAGESAPSPHRGALEEQRIAEQLDSEVMIEAIIRKRTLDVFRQRCPFFAPTTDAGRVWWELADGGQPGEGPSV, via the exons ATGAACCCACCCCCATTCGGCACAGCGAGCGCTTACGCCGACACCTTTCCggccccgccgcccaagACCCTCAcactcggcgccgagacTTGCTTCAACCTGACAGTGTTCCGAG ACCTCGTGCGGCAATAtcgcaagctcgacgaccaggTGGTCACGCGCCTGAACCGCGCGCAAGCCCAGCTCCGCGATGAGGCGCGCGAAGGCAAGGGGAGCGGGAACGAGGGCATGTGTGCCCAGATGTGGAGCGAAATGATGG CCGGCTGGGCCCACCGCCAAACTCTCCTCACATACTGCCAGAAGACGGTCGAGGCGTCCGCGGCCGCAAAGAAGGCCGGCGAGTCGGCGCCGTCACCACACCGTggtgcgctcgaggagcagcgcATCGCCGAGCAACTCGACTCTGAAGTCATGATCGAAGCCATCATCCGGAAACGCACCCTCGACGTGTTCCGCCAGCGCTGTCCCTTCTTTGCGCCCACGACGGATGCCGGGCGGGTGTGGTGGGAGCTGGCCGACGGAGGCCAGCCCGGCGAAGGGCCGAGCGTTTAG
- the TRAPPC4 gene encoding uncharacterized protein (Rab guanyl-nucleotide exchange factor activity) — MTVHALWVINKAGGLVFNRYYSDTLPKLEPNALLILAGTLHGIHAITARLSPAPPPGALSAGLQSFEAEGWGGSVYLTPTGTKFVLLHSLGHPVDDLLKRVYEIYSDAVMKNPFHTPEMPINSSQFESRLQTLIGTANA; from the exons ATGACAGTCCACGCCCTCTGGGTCATCAACAAGGCCGGCGGCCTCGTCTTCAACCGATATTACAGTG ACACACTTCCCAAACTCGAGCCTAACGCCCTCCTCATTCTCGCCGGCACGCTGCACGGCATCCACGCCATCACGGCGCGCCTGTCCCCCGCTCCGCCGCCTGGTGCGCTGTCGGCGGGACTTCAGAGTTTTGAGGCTGAGGGATGGGGTGGAAGCGTGTATCTCACGCCGACTG gtACCAAGTTCGTGCTCCTCCACTCGCTTGGGCACCCGGTCGATGACTTGCTCAAGCGCGTGTACGAGATCT ACTCGGATGCCGTGATGAAGAACCCGTTCCACACACCCGAGATGCCCATCAACTCGAGTCAGTTCGAGAGTCGGCTACAGACTCTCATTGGGACCGCGAATGCGTAA